A part of Mycolicibacterium sp. TUM20985 genomic DNA contains:
- a CDS encoding cytochrome c biogenesis CcdA family protein, whose amino-acid sequence MSAGPLVLALLVSVLAGLVSFASPCVVPLVPGYLSYLAAVVGVDDRDASAVTVRTARLRVVGAAALFVAGFTVVFVLGTVAVLGLTTTLLTNQLLLQRIGGVVTIAMGLVFVGFVPALQREARFTPKLLSTIGGAPLLGAVFALGWTPCLGPTLTAVIAVASATDGAGVARGVVLVIAYCLGLGIPFLLLAFGSSRAVQGLGWLRRHTRGIQIFGGVLLILVGIALVSGLWADFVSWVRDAFVSDVRLPL is encoded by the coding sequence ATGTCGGCCGGGCCGCTGGTGCTCGCCCTGCTCGTCAGCGTCCTCGCCGGACTGGTGTCGTTCGCCTCCCCGTGCGTGGTGCCCTTGGTACCCGGCTACCTGTCCTATCTCGCGGCGGTCGTCGGCGTCGACGACCGCGATGCCAGCGCCGTCACGGTCAGGACCGCACGGCTGCGGGTGGTCGGCGCCGCCGCCCTGTTCGTGGCCGGGTTCACCGTCGTGTTCGTGCTCGGCACCGTGGCGGTACTGGGGTTGACGACGACACTGCTCACCAATCAGCTTCTGCTGCAACGCATCGGCGGTGTGGTGACGATCGCGATGGGCCTGGTGTTCGTCGGGTTCGTCCCCGCGTTGCAACGCGAGGCGCGGTTCACGCCGAAGCTGCTGTCCACCATCGGGGGCGCGCCGCTGCTGGGGGCGGTGTTTGCCCTCGGCTGGACGCCGTGTCTCGGCCCGACGCTGACGGCGGTGATCGCGGTGGCGTCGGCCACCGACGGTGCCGGCGTGGCGCGTGGCGTGGTACTCGTCATCGCGTACTGCCTGGGGTTGGGGATTCCCTTCCTGCTGTTGGCGTTCGGTTCCTCGCGGGCCGTTCAGGGGCTGGGCTGGCTGCGCCGCCACACCAGGGGCATCCAGATCTTCGGCGGCGTGCTGTTGATCCTGGTCGGCATCGCATTGGTGTCGGGCCTGTGGGCCGACTTCGTCTCCTGGGTGCGGGATGCGTTCGTCAGCGACGTGCGGCTGCCGTTATGA
- a CDS encoding YVTN family beta-propeller repeat protein has protein sequence MGNATFIGRVGALAVALGIGTAVVTTPGVALAEPPSDSSAASESPANADSSSTDDQRPASPPDIASMESPTKNTRTDDPTGDPRAGIVQSSGGAHTSSTDEEPAASSEGNTSTPADGSEPEDSQSADSEPAEGTEPLVPELPIKSDDSAPAQVARSVGSTTSSDHEEPAPAQPVSVDRPAADHDVAGPDRGMPAAGGVVVSHQPVVMRSSARTGAAPASPAPALAAPAAVTVAQLLPAAPVNPLGVVSNVVSRVVSGLLAWVGFGPSMTTAPAAPVQSVGLLAVLAWVRREVQRTFFNEAPTIGYDAELNVQTRDGVVTGQLTAVDPDGDPLSLSLVEAPKYGSVVLNRDGTFTYTPSPAFARTGGTDEFTVMSADTGFHLHGPFGVFAPGFGHTTLVKASVNLFKVPTILDVGDGPIGLAVSPDGTTAYVANVGDGTVSVIDTATDTVTNIVTVGIDPFGVAVSPSGTRAYVTNFGEDTVSVIDTATNTVTATISVGDNPRWVAVSPDGAAAYVANSGDDDTVSVIDTATNTVTATITVGENPDGLAVSPDGAAVYVANALDDTVSVIDTATNTVTATITVGDDPFGVAVSPDGATVYVTNDNDDTVSVIDTATNTVTATITVGVVPAGVAVSPDGATVYVANQNDDTVSVIDAATKTVIATHTTGEDPTFVAVSPDGTRLYVSNFDDDTVSVLDASAVQLNIVALQHAPVAQATQTSVVSVLFSLLGRVAQQVQRTFFNEAPTIGYDAELNVQTRDGVVTGQLTAVDPDGDPLSLRVVEAPKYGSVVLNRDGTFTYTPSPAFARTGGTDEFTVMSADTGFHLHGPFGVFAPGFGHTTLVKASVNLFKVPTILDVGDGPGWVAISPDGATVYVTHPNDDTVSVIDTVTNTVVDTITVGDLPLTVVVSPNGATAYVNNGQDTSVSVIDTVTNTVIDTINVGPVPNGVAVSPDSAILYVTQRDAGTVLVIDTATNTVVDTITVGGAPALAAISPDGATLYVAMGADSMTDTVAVIDAATKSVITTISVGGPAELVWVSPDGTRVYVSWVNDSTVLVIDTVTNTVTATITVGNAPAVMAFSPDGTRAYVANFNDGTLSVIDTATDTVIATKAVGDGPAGVAVSANGTVYVAHYDDGTVWAIDLPY, from the coding sequence ATGGGCAACGCCACATTCATCGGCCGGGTTGGTGCGCTGGCGGTGGCACTGGGCATCGGGACGGCGGTGGTCACTACGCCGGGGGTCGCGTTGGCCGAGCCCCCGTCGGATTCCTCGGCAGCCAGCGAATCGCCGGCCAACGCTGACTCCTCGTCGACCGACGACCAGAGGCCCGCGTCTCCTCCGGACATTGCGAGTATGGAGTCACCCACGAAGAACACGAGGACAGATGATCCGACGGGCGACCCGCGGGCGGGGATCGTGCAGAGTTCCGGTGGCGCCCACACCTCGAGCACCGACGAGGAGCCGGCCGCATCGAGCGAGGGGAACACCTCGACGCCTGCGGATGGGTCGGAACCCGAGGACTCCCAGTCGGCGGACTCCGAACCCGCGGAGGGGACCGAACCGCTTGTGCCAGAACTGCCGATCAAGTCGGACGACTCGGCGCCGGCGCAGGTCGCAAGGTCCGTTGGCTCCACCACATCCTCCGATCACGAAGAACCCGCGCCCGCGCAGCCAGTTAGCGTCGACCGCCCAGCGGCGGATCACGACGTTGCCGGTCCGGACCGGGGGATGCCCGCCGCCGGTGGTGTGGTCGTTTCACATCAGCCGGTGGTGATGCGGTCGTCGGCGCGTACCGGCGCCGCCCCCGCCTCGCCTGCGCCCGCCTTGGCCGCGCCCGCCGCGGTGACGGTGGCGCAGCTGCTGCCCGCGGCCCCGGTGAACCCGCTCGGCGTCGTGTCGAACGTGGTGTCGCGCGTCGTGTCGGGTTTGTTGGCGTGGGTGGGCTTTGGTCCGTCGATGACGACTGCCCCCGCTGCGCCGGTGCAGTCGGTCGGGCTGTTGGCAGTGCTGGCCTGGGTGCGCCGCGAGGTGCAGCGCACGTTCTTCAATGAGGCGCCGACCATCGGCTACGACGCTGAGTTGAACGTCCAGACCCGCGACGGGGTGGTGACCGGTCAGCTCACCGCGGTAGACCCCGATGGCGACCCGCTCAGTCTCAGCCTCGTCGAGGCGCCGAAGTACGGGTCGGTGGTGCTCAACCGGGACGGCACGTTCACCTACACGCCCAGCCCCGCATTCGCCCGCACCGGTGGCACCGACGAGTTCACCGTCATGTCCGCGGACACCGGATTCCACCTGCACGGACCATTCGGCGTGTTCGCGCCCGGCTTCGGCCACACCACTCTCGTCAAGGCGAGCGTCAATCTGTTCAAGGTCCCGACCATCCTCGACGTCGGCGACGGCCCGATCGGGCTGGCGGTCAGCCCGGACGGCACCACCGCTTACGTAGCCAACGTAGGTGATGGCACCGTGTCGGTGATCGACACCGCTACCGACACCGTCACGAACATCGTCACCGTCGGCATCGATCCGTTCGGGGTGGCCGTCAGCCCCTCCGGCACCCGCGCCTACGTGACCAACTTTGGCGAGGACACCGTGTCGGTGATCGACACCGCCACCAATACCGTGACCGCCACGATCTCCGTCGGCGACAACCCGCGCTGGGTGGCGGTCAGTCCTGACGGCGCCGCCGCCTACGTCGCCAACAGCGGCGACGACGACACGGTGTCGGTGATCGACACCGCCACCAATACCGTCACCGCCACGATCACCGTCGGCGAAAACCCGGACGGGCTGGCGGTCAGCCCGGACGGCGCCGCCGTCTACGTCGCCAACGCCCTCGACGACACGGTGTCGGTGATCGACACCGCCACCAACACCGTCACCGCCACCATCACCGTCGGTGACGACCCATTCGGGGTGGCGGTCAGCCCGGACGGCGCCACCGTCTACGTCACCAACGACAACGACGACACGGTGTCGGTGATCGACACCGCCACCAACACCGTGACCGCCACGATCACGGTCGGCGTTGTTCCGGCCGGTGTGGCGGTCAGCCCGGACGGCGCCACCGTCTACGTCGCCAACCAAAACGACGACACGGTGTCGGTGATCGACGCCGCCACCAAAACCGTCATCGCTACCCACACCACCGGCGAAGACCCGACCTTTGTGGCGGTCAGTCCCGACGGCACCCGCCTCTACGTCAGCAACTTCGACGACGACACCGTGTCGGTGCTCGATGCATCGGCGGTACAACTGAACATTGTTGCGCTGCAACATGCTCCGGTCGCTCAAGCCACACAGACGAGCGTGGTGTCGGTGCTGTTTAGCCTGCTGGGCCGGGTCGCCCAGCAAGTGCAGCGCACGTTCTTCAATGAGGCGCCGACCATCGGCTACGACGCCGAGTTGAACGTCCAGACCCGCGACGGGGTGGTGACCGGTCAGCTCACCGCGGTAGACCCCGATGGCGACCCGCTCAGTCTCAGGGTCGTCGAGGCGCCGAAGTACGGGTCGGTGGTGCTCAACCGGGACGGCACGTTCACCTACACGCCCAGCCCCGCATTCGCCCGCACCGGTGGCACCGACGAGTTCACCGTCATGTCCGCGGACACCGGATTCCACCTGCACGGACCATTCGGCGTGTTCGCGCCCGGCTTCGGCCACACCACCCTCGTCAAGGCGAGCGTCAATCTGTTCAAGGTCCCGACCATCCTCGACGTCGGCGACGGTCCGGGCTGGGTGGCGATCAGTCCCGACGGCGCCACCGTCTACGTCACTCACCCGAATGACGACACGGTGTCGGTGATCGACACCGTCACCAACACCGTCGTCGACACCATCACGGTCGGCGACCTTCCCCTCACGGTGGTGGTCAGCCCCAACGGCGCCACTGCCTACGTAAACAACGGGCAGGACACCTCCGTGTCGGTGATCGACACCGTCACTAACACCGTCATCGACACCATCAACGTCGGCCCCGTTCCGAACGGGGTGGCGGTCAGTCCCGACAGCGCCATCCTGTATGTCACCCAGCGCGATGCCGGCACCGTGTTGGTGATCGACACTGCCACCAACACCGTGGTCGACACCATCACCGTCGGTGGTGCCCCCGCCTTGGCCGCGATCAGCCCTGACGGCGCCACCCTCTACGTCGCCATGGGCGCGGACTCGATGACCGACACCGTGGCAGTGATCGACGCGGCGACGAAATCCGTGATTACCACCATCAGCGTCGGCGGCCCCGCGGAATTGGTGTGGGTCAGCCCGGACGGCACCCGCGTCTACGTCTCCTGGGTCAACGACAGCACGGTGCTGGTGATCGACACCGTCACCAACACCGTCACCGCCACCATCACCGTCGGCAACGCGCCGGCCGTAATGGCCTTCAGCCCCGACGGCACAAGGGCCTACGTCGCCAACTTCAACGATGGCACGTTGTCGGTGATCGACACTGCCACCGACACCGTCATCGCCACCAAGGCCGTCGGCGACGGCCCGGCCGGTGTGGCGGTCAGCGCCAACGGCACCGTCTACGTCGCCCATTACGACGACGGCACCGTGTGGGCCATCGACCTCCCTTACTGA
- the hemL gene encoding glutamate-1-semialdehyde 2,1-aminomutase has translation MRIETSARLFAEASAVIPGGVNSPVRAFNAVGGTPRFITKASGCWLTDADDNRYVDLVCSWGPMIHGHAYPAVVEAVQRAAADGLSFGAPTPSESELAREIVGRVAPVERIRLVNSGTEATMSAIRLARGFTGRAKIVKFSGCYHGHSDALLADAGSGVATLGLPSSPGVTGAATVDTIVLPYNDIGAVEAAFAEFGDDIACVITEAAAGNMGAVPPLPGFNAGLRRVTAAHGALLILDEVMTGFRVSRSGWYGKDPVDADLFAFGKVMSGGLPAAAFGGRAEVMERLAPLGPVYQAGTLSGNPVAMAAGLATLRAADDATYATLDANADRLADLLTSTLTEASVTHRISRCGNMLSVFFTGQQVVDFAGARATDTWRFPAFFHALLAAGVYPPCSAFEAWFVSTALDDDAFERIAAALPAAARAAAEAKRPS, from the coding sequence ATGCGTATCGAAACGTCGGCGCGGCTGTTCGCCGAGGCGTCGGCCGTCATACCCGGTGGGGTCAACTCACCGGTGCGTGCCTTCAACGCCGTCGGCGGGACCCCACGGTTCATCACGAAGGCCTCGGGTTGCTGGCTCACCGACGCCGACGACAATCGCTACGTCGATCTGGTGTGCTCCTGGGGCCCGATGATCCACGGCCACGCCTACCCGGCCGTCGTGGAGGCCGTGCAGCGCGCCGCCGCCGACGGGCTGAGCTTCGGTGCGCCGACGCCGTCGGAGAGCGAGCTGGCGCGCGAGATCGTCGGCCGCGTGGCCCCCGTCGAGAGGATCCGCCTGGTCAACTCGGGTACCGAGGCCACGATGAGCGCGATCCGGCTTGCCAGGGGCTTCACCGGACGCGCGAAGATCGTGAAGTTCTCCGGCTGCTATCACGGGCATAGCGATGCGCTTCTGGCCGATGCCGGCTCGGGCGTTGCGACGCTGGGGCTGCCGTCCTCCCCGGGTGTGACCGGCGCGGCCACCGTCGACACGATCGTGTTGCCCTACAACGACATCGGCGCCGTCGAGGCGGCGTTCGCCGAGTTTGGCGACGACATCGCCTGCGTGATCACCGAAGCCGCGGCGGGCAACATGGGCGCCGTGCCTCCGCTGCCCGGCTTCAACGCCGGTCTGCGCCGCGTGACGGCCGCGCACGGCGCGCTCCTGATCCTCGACGAGGTGATGACGGGCTTCCGGGTAAGCCGATCTGGTTGGTACGGAAAGGATCCCGTCGACGCCGACTTGTTCGCGTTCGGCAAGGTGATGAGCGGTGGGCTGCCCGCGGCGGCCTTCGGCGGTCGTGCCGAGGTGATGGAACGGCTGGCACCGCTGGGCCCCGTCTACCAGGCCGGCACGCTATCGGGTAACCCCGTGGCGATGGCCGCCGGACTCGCCACGCTGCGCGCCGCCGACGACGCCACGTATGCCACCCTGGACGCCAACGCCGACCGCCTGGCCGACCTGCTCACCAGTACGCTGACCGAAGCGTCTGTCACACATCGTATTTCGCGGTGCGGCAACATGCTGAGCGTGTTCTTCACCGGCCAGCAGGTCGTCGATTTCGCCGGCGCGCGCGCCACCGACACCTGGCGTTTCCCGGCGTTCTTCCACGCGCTGCTCGCCGCGGGGGTGTATCCGCCCTGCAGCGCCTTCGAGGCGTGGTTCGTGTCGACGGCGCTCGACGACGACGCGTTCGAACGGATCGCCGCCGCCCTGCCCGCCGCGGCCCGTGCTGCCGCAGAAGCGAAGCGGCCCTCATGA
- a CDS encoding TlpA disulfide reductase family protein — translation MRWLLAVLVSATVALTSCATGDDAVAQGGTFEFVAPGGKTDILYDPPDSRSRPGKISGPELTDPSKTVSLDDFAGKVVVINVWGQWCGPCRAEIPELQKVYDATRADGVAFLGIDVRDNNRDAAVDFVTDRKVTFPSIYDPAMRTMIAFGGRYPTTVIPSTVVLDRQHRVAAVFLRELLAEDLLPVVQRLASEK, via the coding sequence GTGAGATGGCTGCTGGCCGTCTTGGTGTCGGCGACTGTCGCGCTGACCTCGTGCGCGACGGGTGATGACGCGGTGGCCCAGGGCGGCACCTTTGAATTCGTGGCGCCGGGCGGCAAGACCGACATCCTCTACGACCCGCCCGACAGTCGCAGCCGGCCGGGCAAGATCAGCGGCCCGGAGCTGACCGACCCGTCGAAGACGGTCTCCTTGGATGACTTCGCCGGCAAGGTGGTCGTCATCAACGTATGGGGACAGTGGTGCGGACCGTGCCGCGCCGAGATCCCCGAGCTGCAGAAGGTCTACGACGCCACCCGGGCCGACGGCGTGGCGTTCCTGGGCATCGACGTCCGGGACAACAACCGCGACGCCGCAGTCGATTTCGTCACCGACCGCAAGGTGACGTTCCCGTCGATCTACGACCCGGCCATGCGCACCATGATCGCGTTCGGCGGCAGGTACCCCACCACCGTCATCCCGTCCACCGTCGTGCTGGACCGCCAACACCGCGTCGCCGCGGTCTTCCTGCGCGAGCTCCTGGCCGAGGATCTGCTGCCCGTCGTGCAGAGGTTGGCGTCGGAGAAGTGA
- a CDS encoding histidine phosphatase family protein produces MTVTTIVHVMRHGEVHNPDKIIYGRLPDFHLSDKGCAQAQRVADWLAARDVVHVVSSPLERAQETAAPIAAAHGLSIGTDADLVESENVFEGERVSPGDGALRNPRNWWHLRNPRTPSWGEPYRHIADRMQAALYRARDSAVGHEAVCVSHQLPTATLRRSLTGQTLHHLPTAANRMCNHASLTSFYFHDDAMVGWSYAELAGQ; encoded by the coding sequence ATGACGGTGACGACGATCGTGCACGTGATGCGACACGGCGAGGTCCACAACCCCGACAAGATCATCTACGGGCGGCTGCCCGACTTCCACCTGTCCGACAAGGGCTGCGCCCAGGCGCAGCGGGTGGCCGACTGGCTGGCGGCTCGCGACGTCGTCCACGTCGTCTCCTCACCGCTGGAACGCGCGCAGGAGACCGCCGCACCGATCGCCGCGGCGCACGGCCTGTCGATCGGCACCGACGCCGACCTCGTCGAGTCCGAGAACGTCTTCGAGGGCGAGCGGGTGTCGCCGGGTGACGGTGCGCTGCGCAATCCCCGCAACTGGTGGCATCTGCGCAATCCGCGGACGCCGTCCTGGGGTGAGCCGTACCGGCACATCGCCGACCGCATGCAGGCCGCGTTGTACCGGGCCAGGGACTCCGCCGTCGGCCACGAGGCGGTGTGCGTCAGCCACCAGCTGCCGACGGCGACGCTGCGCCGTTCCCTGACCGGGCAGACGCTGCACCATCTTCCGACCGCGGCCAACCGGATGTGCAACCACGCCTCGCTGACGTCCTTCTACTTCCACGACGACGCGATGGTCGGCTGGAGTTACGCGGAGCTGGCCGGGCAGTGA